From a single Serratia surfactantfaciens genomic region:
- a CDS encoding RHS repeat-associated core domain-containing protein gives MTEAARVGDIIGHSHALAGMIAGTIVGGLIAAAGAVAAGALFVAGLAASCIGVGVLLIGASLAVGYLTGEAATAARDGIADAGAGSLTPKGNIVTGSPNVFINGKPAALATNSQVACSDDGPSMQMAQGSDKVSINGQPASRVGDKTNCDAQVMEGSPNVFIGGGTVTTLPIKPEVPDWLYKVSDLTLLFAGLVGGVGGAAGKLGALGKLLGKLPGINKLARIACRAGTLMTATAAVGIIARPVDIVSGQKFLDGEDDLDFVLPSRLPVAWQRYWRSGNPGDSVLGRGWNLFWESSLQPYQDGLVWRAPSGDFVAFPQVPRGHKTYCEAEKCWLMHNDDGSWQLFDVGEQIFHYPPLAGDQPSRLSMITDAIGNATSLFYDDEGLLSELVDSAGQRLMCRYTQGRLREVALQTADGERTLARYGYDEQGQLTTVSNRAGEVTRRFGWRDGLMISHQDAAGLLNEYQWQEIDGVPRVTAYRNSAGESLEFGYDFAGGRRSAVRGDGKRAEWRLDDDDNVAQYTDFDQRRYGFIYQRGELCSVLLPGGAQRQSEWDPYGRLLSETDPLGRVTRYQYSRNSGRLFAVAYPDGSSEAQHWDTLGRPTRYVDALGNATLYRYPDDEESLPASVIDALGGEVKLEWDARGQLTRYTDCSGSVTAYTYDALGQLTTQTDAEGHQTYYRWDNGGRLHTLIHPDGGEERFNWNAHGQLAEHQDALGSLTRWQYNALGLPVSITDRINRTRRYHYSPQGWLTRLENGNGGEYRFSYDAVGRVLAEERPDDTRHYYRYGAAGLLEEHREVGQPGSAGELTQREQRFRFDEAGQLVWRGNASAEWHYRFDAMGRLQELNRLPTASGAALGIEPDSVQMRYDAAGRLLGEQGVNGELQYQWDALANLQALTLPQGDRLQWLYYGSGHASAIKFNQQVVSEFTRDRLHRETGRSQGALQQQRRYDAMGRRSWQSSAFGHDKLTRPEDGVLWRAYRYTGRGELAGVSDALRGEVHYGYDAEGRLLQHREPNQGKPGARLVYDLADNLLGERSPQSDIDAHLPLAPIANNRLTHWQKLFYRYDAWGNLISRRNGLYEQHYRYDADNRLVQAHGRGPQGEFDAQYHYDALGRRSRKTVRYRGKTEQTTRFLWQGYRLLQEQRDDGSRRSWSYDPASPWSPLAALEQAGDSRSADIYWYHTDLNSAPLEVTDAAGNLCWSGQYDTFGKLQGQTVAGAAKRQGAQYQQPLRYAGQYQDDESGLHYNLFRYYEPEVGRFTTQDPIGLRGGLNLYQYAPNPLMWVDPFGLTEVTVGRWMGPAEYEKMVSTGKVVQSTTGTTHVASPANIDAFGKQAKPGTMYVEFEVPERSLIKTNEGWAKIVGPDSLEGRLAKRKGLPVPEMPTVKNIEVKAHKTESGISTCSKK, from the coding sequence ATGACCGAAGCGGCTCGCGTCGGCGATATTATCGGGCATTCCCATGCCCTGGCCGGCATGATTGCCGGCACGATTGTCGGCGGCCTGATCGCCGCCGCAGGCGCGGTGGCAGCGGGGGCGCTGTTCGTCGCCGGCCTGGCGGCTTCCTGTATCGGCGTCGGCGTGCTGCTCATCGGCGCCAGCCTGGCGGTGGGGTATCTCACCGGGGAGGCGGCCACCGCGGCGCGCGACGGCATTGCCGATGCCGGTGCCGGTAGCCTGACCCCCAAAGGCAATATCGTCACCGGCTCCCCCAACGTTTTCATCAACGGCAAACCCGCCGCGCTCGCCACCAACAGCCAGGTAGCCTGCAGCGACGACGGCCCGAGCATGCAGATGGCGCAGGGCTCCGACAAGGTCAGCATCAACGGCCAGCCCGCCTCGCGCGTGGGGGACAAAACCAACTGCGACGCGCAGGTGATGGAAGGCTCGCCCAACGTGTTTATCGGCGGCGGCACCGTCACCACCTTGCCGATCAAGCCCGAAGTGCCGGATTGGCTGTATAAGGTCTCTGACCTGACGCTGCTGTTCGCCGGCCTGGTGGGCGGTGTGGGCGGCGCCGCCGGTAAGCTGGGGGCATTGGGCAAACTGCTGGGCAAGCTGCCCGGCATCAACAAACTGGCGCGCATCGCCTGCCGCGCCGGCACGCTGATGACCGCCACCGCTGCCGTGGGCATTATCGCCCGGCCGGTGGATATCGTTAGCGGCCAAAAATTCCTCGACGGCGAAGACGATCTCGATTTCGTGCTGCCTTCGCGGCTGCCGGTTGCCTGGCAGCGCTATTGGCGCAGCGGCAACCCCGGCGACAGCGTACTGGGCCGCGGCTGGAACCTGTTCTGGGAGAGCAGCCTGCAGCCTTATCAGGACGGCCTGGTGTGGCGTGCGCCTTCCGGCGACTTCGTCGCTTTCCCGCAGGTGCCGCGCGGCCATAAAACCTACTGCGAAGCCGAAAAATGCTGGCTGATGCACAACGACGACGGCAGCTGGCAGCTGTTTGACGTCGGCGAACAGATTTTCCACTATCCGCCGCTGGCGGGCGACCAGCCGAGCCGGCTCAGTATGATCACCGACGCCATCGGCAACGCCACCTCGCTGTTCTACGACGACGAGGGGCTGCTGAGCGAACTGGTGGACAGCGCCGGGCAGCGCCTGATGTGCCGCTATACACAGGGCCGCCTGCGCGAAGTGGCGCTGCAAACCGCCGACGGTGAACGAACGCTGGCGCGCTACGGTTACGATGAGCAGGGCCAGTTGACGACGGTGAGCAACCGCGCCGGTGAGGTGACGCGGCGCTTTGGCTGGCGCGACGGCCTGATGATCAGCCACCAGGACGCCGCCGGGCTGCTGAACGAATACCAATGGCAAGAGATCGACGGCGTGCCGCGCGTGACGGCCTACCGCAACAGCGCCGGGGAATCCCTTGAGTTCGGTTACGACTTCGCCGGCGGGCGCCGCAGCGCAGTGCGCGGCGACGGCAAACGGGCGGAGTGGCGGCTGGATGACGACGACAACGTGGCGCAGTACACCGATTTCGACCAGCGCCGCTACGGTTTTATCTACCAACGCGGCGAGCTGTGCAGTGTGCTGCTGCCCGGCGGCGCGCAGCGCCAGAGCGAATGGGATCCTTACGGCCGCCTGCTGTCGGAGACCGATCCGCTTGGCCGCGTGACGCGCTATCAATATTCGCGCAACAGCGGCCGGCTGTTCGCCGTCGCGTACCCGGACGGCAGCAGCGAAGCGCAGCACTGGGACACGCTGGGGCGCCCGACGCGCTATGTCGATGCGCTGGGCAACGCCACGCTGTACCGCTATCCGGATGACGAAGAGAGCCTGCCCGCTAGTGTGATCGACGCGCTGGGCGGGGAAGTGAAGCTGGAGTGGGATGCCCGCGGCCAACTGACGCGCTACACCGACTGTTCCGGCAGCGTCACGGCTTATACCTACGATGCGCTGGGGCAACTGACGACGCAGACCGATGCCGAAGGCCATCAGACCTATTACCGGTGGGATAACGGCGGGCGCCTGCACACCCTGATCCACCCGGACGGTGGCGAAGAGCGCTTTAACTGGAATGCGCACGGCCAGTTAGCCGAGCATCAGGATGCGTTGGGCAGCCTGACCCGCTGGCAGTACAACGCCCTGGGGCTGCCGGTCAGCATCACCGATCGCATCAACCGCACCCGGCGCTATCACTACAGCCCGCAGGGCTGGCTGACGCGGCTGGAGAACGGCAACGGCGGCGAATATCGCTTCAGCTATGACGCAGTCGGCCGCGTGCTGGCCGAAGAGCGCCCGGACGACACCCGCCACTATTATCGCTACGGCGCGGCCGGGCTGCTGGAGGAGCACCGGGAGGTCGGCCAGCCGGGCAGCGCAGGCGAGCTGACGCAGCGCGAACAGCGCTTCCGCTTCGACGAGGCGGGGCAGCTGGTCTGGCGCGGCAACGCCAGCGCGGAATGGCATTACCGCTTCGACGCCATGGGGCGGCTGCAAGAGCTGAACCGCCTGCCGACGGCGAGCGGCGCGGCGCTGGGCATCGAGCCGGACAGCGTGCAGATGCGCTATGACGCCGCCGGGCGACTGCTCGGCGAGCAGGGCGTGAACGGCGAGCTGCAATACCAATGGGATGCGCTGGCCAACCTGCAGGCGCTGACCCTGCCGCAGGGCGATCGCCTGCAGTGGCTGTATTACGGCTCCGGCCACGCCAGCGCCATCAAATTCAACCAGCAGGTGGTGAGCGAATTCACCCGCGATCGCCTGCACCGGGAAACCGGCCGCAGCCAGGGCGCGCTGCAGCAGCAGCGGCGTTACGACGCCATGGGCCGCCGCAGCTGGCAGAGCAGCGCCTTCGGCCACGATAAACTGACCCGGCCGGAAGACGGCGTGCTGTGGCGCGCCTATCGTTACACCGGCCGCGGCGAGCTGGCCGGGGTGAGCGACGCGCTGCGCGGCGAAGTGCATTACGGTTACGACGCCGAAGGCCGCCTGCTGCAACACCGCGAACCCAATCAGGGCAAACCGGGCGCACGGCTGGTGTACGATCTGGCGGATAACCTGCTGGGCGAGCGCAGCCCGCAGAGTGACATCGACGCGCACCTGCCACTGGCGCCGATCGCCAACAACCGCCTGACGCACTGGCAAAAACTGTTTTATCGTTACGACGCCTGGGGCAACCTGATCAGCCGGCGTAACGGCCTGTACGAACAGCACTACCGCTACGACGCCGACAACCGGCTGGTGCAGGCGCACGGCCGCGGCCCGCAGGGCGAGTTCGACGCGCAGTACCATTACGATGCGCTGGGCCGCCGCAGCCGCAAAACGGTGCGCTACAGGGGCAAAACCGAACAGACGACCCGTTTCCTTTGGCAGGGCTACCGGTTGCTGCAGGAGCAGCGCGACGACGGCAGCCGCCGCAGCTGGAGCTATGATCCGGCCAGCCCGTGGAGCCCGCTGGCGGCGCTGGAGCAGGCGGGCGACAGCCGCTCGGCGGATATTTACTGGTATCACACCGATCTGAACAGCGCGCCGCTGGAAGTGACCGACGCGGCGGGCAACCTGTGCTGGTCCGGGCAATACGACACCTTCGGCAAGCTGCAGGGCCAGACGGTAGCCGGCGCGGCGAAGCGGCAGGGCGCGCAATATCAGCAGCCGCTGCGCTACGCCGGGCAATATCAGGACGACGAAAGCGGCCTGCACTACAACCTGTTCCGCTACTACGAACCCGAGGTGGGGCGTTTCACCACGCAGGATCCGATAGGGTTGCGTGGTGGGTTGAACCTTTATCAGTATGCGCCGAACCCGCTGATGTGGGTGGATCCGTTTGGGTTGACTGAGGTTACTGTTGGTCGCTGGATGGGACCGGCAGAATACGAAAAAATGGTTTCCACAGGTAAGGTTGTGCAAAGCACAACGGGAACAACCCATGTAGCATCACCTGCAAATATTGATGCGTTTGGAAAACAAGCTAAACCGGGTACTATGTACGTTGAATTCGAAGTGCCCGAACGATCTTTAATCAAGACCAACGAAGGCTGGGCCAAAATAGTTGGTCCTGACTCGTTGGAGGGGAGATTAGCCAAACGTAAGGGGCTACCAGTACCAGAAATGCCGACTGTGAAAAACATTGAGGTTAAGGCTCATAAAACAGAATCAGGAATTTCAACATGCTCAAAAAAATAA